A single genomic interval of Mucilaginibacter boryungensis harbors:
- a CDS encoding acetylxylan esterase → MLKNYKKLLIILTTPLLLAGSYTAMAQIVNAKKETGAAKKEAAAAKKEKEEAKKKEETNEELIPEVNPSHKDGLYEDDETINYKIKLKSTYKETQEGRLSYDVLTDDNRTVLTGHFPLKLKYKDGDTYSVTIPRQRPGFFHFNVRINTTSYDDTIKSVFGVSPLKLTSTLHRPADFDEFWRETLKELKKVPPDFKVTIDKKQSSKDKKVYLVEMRSYDDVTIRGWLVIPTFGHRFPVHYRVPGYGVPMHPNMDADDFIAFDIDVRGNGISRDQIKLNTDIYSTTGIEDRDRYIYRGAIMDCIRGMDFLYSHYNLGVDTGSIYVEGGSQGGALGIATAALDKRVKVLTVQVPLYSDIRDTYDISATYTEQVFPFKMFRKYYDTHPGYTWDDFYKVFDYYDPQNFAPKVHCPVLMGIGLLDLFCPPRSSMCMFNHLGTKNKEFITVANSTHEVNFNYFMFQNNWLREQLRIP, encoded by the coding sequence ATGCTGAAGAACTACAAAAAGCTCCTTATTATATTAACTACCCCGCTTTTATTAGCAGGCAGTTATACTGCCATGGCGCAAATAGTTAATGCTAAAAAAGAAACCGGCGCGGCTAAGAAAGAGGCTGCAGCGGCTAAAAAGGAAAAAGAAGAAGCGAAGAAAAAAGAAGAAACTAACGAAGAACTGATACCCGAAGTGAACCCAAGCCACAAAGACGGGTTATACGAGGATGACGAAACTATAAATTATAAAATAAAGCTTAAAAGTACCTATAAGGAAACCCAGGAGGGCAGGCTAAGCTACGATGTGCTTACAGACGACAACCGCACAGTATTAACCGGCCATTTCCCCCTAAAGTTAAAATATAAAGATGGCGACACTTATAGTGTAACCATACCCCGTCAGCGCCCTGGATTTTTCCATTTTAATGTTCGGATAAATACGACATCGTACGATGACACCATTAAAAGTGTTTTTGGTGTTAGTCCGCTAAAATTGACCAGTACATTGCACCGTCCTGCAGATTTTGATGAGTTTTGGCGCGAAACCCTGAAGGAACTAAAAAAAGTACCGCCTGATTTTAAAGTTACCATCGATAAGAAACAATCTAGCAAAGATAAAAAAGTATACCTGGTCGAGATGAGATCGTACGATGATGTTACCATCCGGGGTTGGCTGGTTATCCCAACCTTTGGTCACCGTTTCCCGGTGCATTACCGCGTGCCAGGTTACGGTGTGCCCATGCACCCCAATATGGATGCCGACGATTTTATTGCCTTTGATATTGATGTACGCGGTAACGGTATCAGCCGCGATCAAATTAAATTGAACACCGATATCTATTCCACTACCGGAATAGAAGACCGTGACCGCTATATCTATCGTGGCGCTATTATGGATTGTATCCGCGGAATGGATTTCCTATACTCGCACTATAATCTGGGGGTGGATACCGGGAGTATTTATGTAGAAGGGGGTAGCCAGGGCGGCGCGCTGGGCATAGCAACAGCAGCTTTGGATAAAAGGGTTAAGGTCTTAACAGTCCAGGTACCGCTATATTCCGATATCCGGGATACTTATGATATTTCTGCTACTTATACCGAGCAGGTATTCCCTTTTAAAATGTTCAGGAAGTATTACGATACGCATCCCGGTTATACCTGGGACGATTTTTACAAGGTATTTGATTATTACGACCCGCAAAACTTTGCACCTAAAGTGCATTGCCCCGTGCTAATGGGTATTGGTTTGCTGGACTTGTTTTGTCCGCCGCGATCGAGCATGTGTATGTTTAACCACCTGGGGACAAAAAATAAAGAATTTATTACTGTTGCCAACAGTACCCACGAGGTGAACTTTAACTATTTCATGTTTCAGAATAACTGGCTGCGCGAACAGTTGAGGATACCATAA
- a CDS encoding tetratricopeptide repeat protein yields the protein MKKLLIILFILPLLALGQSEETYVNRGNQKAGAGDNNAAIADFTKAIELNPNNAMAYHYRANSYASIKEYKLAIADFTRSIALNPYYQNNFFYRGNAYNANQNYKEAIADFTKAISMGAPKPEMFHYRADAKSNLGDYAGAVDDFTQGLKLMPNDASLYMYRGVAKVNLGNITGAIQDYDTAVQLQPNNAELIFYRANAKANVGDYSGAIADYKRSTAINPRNAEAFLYCANAEANNKQYDDAIADYKRAIAINPALPNAYKYLANALSHTPNAKLAQDFFGDAIRRAPNNPEAYLYDGIVKSNMNDKEAALVDFDKAISLNPKFSDALQNRADLKYNLKQYAEGKLDADSAIKTDPENSYAYITRARIKIELKDTLGALADVNQSVQINPINDYSYVIRGDVNTLLKKYPEALADYEKAIKLNPGSTETFLKRGNARAAMAQWQGALLDYKKVLQLAPADTGLYQRIGAAMLDAGFYADAIPVYNFLLTRIPRRVNFYVNRGVARQHLGDFPNAMDDYSKAIAIDSLAGSAYYNRANARLTLNDYDNALNDVNKALLINENDDEAYFVRANIRMALKDERAAVLDYNTASFLNIKNTKVLAYRAYAESFVPDYRARMNADFAAAIKAGPNNPAVYDLRGQASVNLKDPGAAMNDYNKAIVLDPQYAPAYLHRGMLKVTQGNKPAACTDFNKATALGLQEAQNALKLYCK from the coding sequence ATGAAGAAACTGTTAATTATACTTTTCATACTACCATTACTTGCGCTGGGGCAATCTGAAGAAACGTATGTTAACCGGGGTAACCAAAAGGCAGGTGCGGGTGATAATAATGCCGCTATTGCCGATTTTACCAAAGCCATTGAACTGAACCCCAATAATGCCATGGCTTATCATTACAGGGCAAATTCATACGCTAGTATAAAAGAATACAAGTTGGCTATTGCCGATTTTACCAGGTCTATAGCACTTAATCCTTACTATCAGAATAACTTTTTTTATCGCGGTAACGCCTATAATGCTAATCAGAACTATAAAGAAGCCATAGCCGATTTTACCAAGGCTATCAGCATGGGTGCGCCTAAGCCTGAAATGTTTCACTATCGCGCCGACGCAAAATCTAACCTGGGCGATTATGCCGGTGCAGTAGATGACTTTACGCAAGGCCTGAAACTTATGCCGAATGATGCCAGCCTCTACATGTATCGCGGCGTAGCCAAAGTAAACCTGGGCAATATAACCGGCGCTATACAGGATTACGATACAGCCGTGCAGTTGCAACCTAACAATGCGGAGCTGATATTTTACCGGGCTAATGCCAAAGCAAATGTAGGTGATTACAGTGGCGCTATAGCAGATTATAAACGATCGACGGCTATTAACCCCAGAAACGCTGAGGCATTTCTGTACTGCGCCAATGCAGAAGCCAACAATAAACAATACGACGATGCTATTGCCGATTACAAACGCGCTATTGCTATTAACCCTGCATTGCCCAATGCCTATAAATACCTGGCCAACGCTTTAAGCCATACACCAAATGCTAAACTTGCGCAGGATTTTTTTGGCGATGCTATTCGCCGTGCGCCTAATAACCCCGAGGCTTACCTGTATGATGGGATCGTAAAAAGCAATATGAACGATAAGGAGGCCGCTTTGGTGGATTTCGACAAAGCTATTAGTCTGAACCCAAAGTTCTCGGATGCGCTGCAAAACCGGGCCGACCTGAAATACAACCTGAAACAGTATGCCGAGGGCAAACTGGATGCCGATTCGGCCATAAAAACCGATCCTGAAAACAGCTATGCTTACATTACCCGGGCCCGCATTAAAATTGAATTAAAAGATACCCTGGGTGCACTGGCCGATGTAAACCAATCGGTACAGATAAACCCAATAAACGATTATAGCTACGTGATACGTGGAGATGTAAATACGCTGCTGAAAAAATATCCCGAGGCCCTGGCCGATTATGAAAAGGCCATTAAGCTAAACCCTGGTAGTACTGAAACCTTTCTTAAGCGTGGTAATGCGCGTGCAGCTATGGCCCAATGGCAAGGCGCTTTGCTCGATTATAAAAAAGTACTGCAACTGGCGCCTGCAGATACCGGCTTATACCAACGGATAGGTGCAGCCATGCTGGATGCTGGTTTTTATGCCGACGCTATCCCGGTTTACAATTTCCTGCTTACCCGTATACCCCGGCGTGTTAACTTTTATGTGAACAGGGGGGTAGCACGCCAGCACCTGGGCGATTTTCCCAATGCTATGGACGATTATAGCAAGGCCATTGCTATCGATTCGTTGGCTGGTTCGGCTTATTATAACCGTGCTAATGCCCGTTTGACTTTAAATGATTACGATAACGCCTTGAATGATGTAAACAAAGCTTTATTGATAAACGAGAATGATGATGAGGCTTATTTTGTACGGGCCAACATCCGTATGGCATTAAAGGACGAACGTGCGGCTGTGCTGGATTATAATACGGCATCGTTCCTGAATATTAAAAATACCAAAGTATTGGCGTATCGTGCTTATGCCGAAAGCTTTGTTCCGGACTATAGGGCACGCATGAATGCAGATTTTGCTGCGGCCATAAAAGCCGGACCGAATAACCCGGCGGTATACGATTTGCGCGGACAAGCCAGTGTTAATTTAAAAGACCCGGGCGCGGCAATGAATGATTATAATAAAGCAATAGTGTTAGATCCGCAATACGCACCGGCATACTTACACCGGGGGATGTTAAAAGTAACACAAGGCAATAAACCCGCGGCCTGTACCGATTTTAATAAAGCGACAGCATTGGGATTGCAGGAAGCGCAAAACGCGCTGAAACTATATTGTAAATAG